From candidate division WOR-3 bacterium:
CATCGTCACCGATCAGATTATTATTCTCTACTATATAGTTAAACGCAGTTTTTACCCGTGAGTCGTATTTAATATCATCCAGATAAGGTTGAGTTGGATATTTCCTTAATGTTTTCCCCGTGGGCCCCGTGGGATACACTTGAATACCAATTCCCCCGGTCCAACCATATCCGGCAACAACGGGTTCGCTTAGTACATTACCTATAATCTCACCTGCAGTGTTGTCATATACAATATGATATTCATTATCCACAAGGACGTTATTATTTGAATAAACCTCATCGCCTGCAAAATAAACTAAAATTCCGCATCCAATCCAACTTGAATTGCTGCTTACAAGATCTTTGATATAATTATTGGCAATACTCCCGGAAGCACCCCAAGCGATCAGAATACCATTTGGAGTTTGATTAGGCGCAGCTCCACCTATACCTAAAACCGTGTCATGATGAAAATTTGCAATTGCATAATTTCCAACACAGACCAAACCATTTCTGGTAAAGTCTTTAACCTTGGAGTAACAAACTTCAATTGCTGAGCCTGTCTCCCATACATCAGAAAGATAAAAACCTACTGACGGATAAATTGAAGAAACAAAACCTTCAATAAGCACATTTTCAATTAATCCACCGGACTCACGAAAATGTATACCATGAAATGCATTTGCACCACCGGGCATTGAAGTAATTTCTGAGGCATCAATTTTAAGATTTTTGATAACGACTGGACCGATACCCGCTACGGAATCAACAGCAAAAATCACTGCGGTATTAGGGTTCAACCAATCATATCTCGGAAAAAGTTGCGGAATTGAAGTCGGGCGAATTACAGTTGACGCGCCAGCACCAATAAATGTCAAGGATTTTCGGTTTGCACCAGTAAGGGTTACTTGTTCTGGATAGGTTCCGGCAGCAATTTGAATGGTATCGCCATTAGTAGCAGCATTAATTGCAGACTGAATTGTTGGGTAAGGGTCCGGAACATAGAGGATTGTTGCTGAAGCACTCAAAATTAATCCCAATATAACCACTGGTATTATTTTATTGTGCTTCATTTTTACCTCCCTAATAAAAATTTGGGCAGACTTTGTATGATTTGTGCTTTGTTGTTAAACCGGGTTTTGATGCAGGAAAGTTTTGTCTGCCCGCAAAACTTGAACCTACATCACCGGATTGAACCAGTTGCATAATTCCTACCCGTAATGAGTAGAAATAAAACAAGAAATGGAAAATTAAAAAGGTCCGCATATGCGCAAAGGTAATAAGTTTAATTATTTTCTATTTTAATTAATTTTGAAGCAACTACCCGTCTTTGCACCTAATTGTTTTAACAATTATTATTTTATAAAATTTTAAAAAAATTTCCTAAATTGTCAAGTTTTTTTTTAATGGGCTTTAATTAAGGCGAATTACTGCCGGAGCCTTGAAAAATCTATATTGGCTATTATATCAGCAAATTCTTTTTTTCCACTAATCTTTTTATTGAGGGGAAGGGTACAAAACTTTTCAGTTATCTGCTAACATACACATCAAAATAATTGAATAAATAAATTGTTTGTAATATGCAATTTTTTTTATTTTAATTAATAAATTTACACTTCGTTCTTATGAAAATTAATAATTCATCTTATGAATCGAGTCTCAAAGGTGCTTTGGTTAATACTTAGAAAAGTCGTAAAAAATCGACTTATCTTCGATTTTGTATATTATGCTTATCTCAAAAAGTTTTTTATTCCAGTGCTTTCCGAAATAATAATAACTATCTTTAACCGGTTAGTAAGTCTGCAAATTATTCAATATTAATAAGTATATTCTTAATGGGATTAATTCTTGGAATTCTGATAGAGTTTTTGCCAGAGCGGGTCAACTAATGCTTTTAATTCTTGGTCATATTTTTGAAGGGTGTCAAAGTAGTTTTTGTTTTCCAGATAGATACAATCAGGTGCGTAATCCAAAGCACGAGCTTTGTATTTTTTGATTATGGAAAATGCTTCTTGAAAATGGTCTCGAATAATACAGGGTCTAAGCCAATTAAATGATGAGTGAATATCAATATCTTTACTCCGGGGATAACCATAATGGCATTGCCAGTCGCGAATGGCTTGGAAGAAGGGTGTTTGGATTGCGTCATTAAGATTACCGCCGTTTTCAAATATCGTCTTAATATTGGAAACGGCATAAGGAAAAAAGACACACGGTGCAACATCGCCATGCCAATTGATATGCAGATAGCCACCTTCTCTGCCACCAGCAATGCAGCCGCTTGAAGCAGAACCATGATTCCAGAAATCAACTAAAAAGACTTTTTTCTTTTTAATAATTTCCCAACTCCTTTGCCACATCCAAACTCTTTGTTTTGGTGTGGGCATAAAGTCGACCGAGACATCGCGTCCGATAGGCATATAATGGAATATCCAGCCATAGCCAGCACCCATCTTATCAAAGAAGAAATCAATAAATTCGTCAGAAAGCACTTCTTCACAATTTTCCCGAGTTGCCGTGATTGAGATGCCAAATAGCACGCGGTTTTGTCTTAACATCTCCATTATTTTGATAATCTTATCAAATGTGCCTAATCCCCGTCTGCGGTCTGTCGTTTCTTTCATTCCTTCAACGGATATGGCTGGTGTCAGATTACCCAACTCAGCGAGTTTTTGAGCAATTGTCGGATTAATCATAAGACCATTGGTATACATTAAGAAGATTGAATCTGGAAATTCTTCAGCAAGGTTAAGGATTGATTTGTTATCACTTTTATATATTAAGGGTTCACCACCGGAAATGACAAAGAACCGATTTCCCCATAAATGATATGCTTCGCTAATTATGCGTTTAACAACCGAGTAAGGCAGTTTATCTCGTTCACCAGCAGAATTGGCATAGCAGTTGGGACATTGGAGATTACACTGTTTAGTCGGACTGAGGACGAGAAATCCTGGTGGACCGTAGCCGTATTTTTCCAACCACTCTTTAGTTATCCGTTTTAAGTCTTGATTCAGAAAGATTGCCTTTAAGAAAATATTGAGTGTTTTTTGGGTTATGTGTGCTCGGTTAGTGATATTGAGCATTCCTTCAACCAGATAATATAGTTCTTCGGCAATGCGATGGGATTTGGCATAAAGTGGGTTTTGGGCATTATCGCGAATTAGTTTAGGTTTGGCTAATTTATAGATAGAATTAATAATAAACCGGGTCCGAACCGAATTTAATAGATAATACATTATCTTGGCAACAATATCTGAGTTAAATATATTCTTTTCTTTGATTTCAGCCATACCGCTAAAAATCTATTTTACATTTTATCGAATCTCAAAATTTTGTCAATAATACACTTTTGAGAGTTTTGCGAAAGTCGTTTTAGTTCTGAAACAGCATAAAAATAGGAACGAATCGAAAGCAAATAATTAATCGTAATAAGCCGATTTGTCATTCGCATTTTTTTTCAGAGTATTTATTCTTTGAGAGGCTTTAATTATAGTTGATAATTTGCTTGCTAAATAATCAGATATTGCATTCGGTTTCATTCGCCACTGCCAATTGTTTTTATTTGATGCTGGTTGATTCATTCGGGCATTAGCACCTAATCCTAAAATATCTTGCATTGGAACGATTACTAAATTTGCCTTTGAAGCCATTAGCAATTCTATCAGTTTCCAGTTTAAGTCTTTTAGAGGCACTTTTTGCCTTAAATAGTTAAATAACTGCTTTTTTTCAAATGTTTGGGCTTCATTTTTATACCAACCAATTATCGTATTATTATCATGAGTACCGGTGTAGGCAACACAGTTCGGTTCGTAATTATGGGGTAAATACGGATGGTAAAGATTGTCTTCATTAAAGGCAAACAACAGAACTTTCATACCGGGCAAATTGAATTGTTGCATAATCTTTTTAACATCAGAGGTAATCATTCCTAAGTCTTCAGCAATAAAGGGCAGTTCGGGAAATTTTTTTTGCAAATGGTAAAAGAAATCTTGGGCTGGAGTTTTAATCCATTTGCCTTTAATCGCGGTTTTAGCCTTTGCCGAGACCTGCCAATATCCTACCAGTCCGCGAAAGTGGTCAATACGAAGTAAATCAAATAATCTCAGGTTATGCTCAATTCGTTTCAACCACCATTGGTACTGGTTTTTTCTTAAAACATTCCAATTATATAAAGGATTTCCCCAGAGTTG
This genomic window contains:
- a CDS encoding radical SAM protein, with protein sequence MAEIKEKNIFNSDIVAKIMYYLLNSVRTRFIINSIYKLAKPKLIRDNAQNPLYAKSHRIAEELYYLVEGMLNITNRAHITQKTLNIFLKAIFLNQDLKRITKEWLEKYGYGPPGFLVLSPTKQCNLQCPNCYANSAGERDKLPYSVVKRIISEAYHLWGNRFFVISGGEPLIYKSDNKSILNLAEEFPDSIFLMYTNGLMINPTIAQKLAELGNLTPAISVEGMKETTDRRRGLGTFDKIIKIMEMLRQNRVLFGISITATRENCEEVLSDEFIDFFFDKMGAGYGWIFHYMPIGRDVSVDFMPTPKQRVWMWQRSWEIIKKKKVFLVDFWNHGSASSGCIAGGREGGYLHINWHGDVAPCVFFPYAVSNIKTIFENGGNLNDAIQTPFFQAIRDWQCHYGYPRSKDIDIHSSFNWLRPCIIRDHFQEAFSIIKKYKARALDYAPDCIYLENKNYFDTLQKYDQELKALVDPLWQKLYQNSKN
- the malQ gene encoding 4-alpha-glucanotransferase, whose amino-acid sequence is MIETRAGGVLLHISSLPSKYGIGDFGPSAYKFIDFLSSAQLRYWQILPLNPTDLSCDNSPYHSISAFALNPLFISPELLIKQKLLYKSDLLNIPKFSTTKVNYSQVSIYKRKLFSIAFGRSERLRKSLAYRKFIMDHKYWLQDYALFIALKNYYQGKIWNQWSDKLKNRDKAELQYFRKKLARQIELEKFLQYLCYQQWQSLKQYAHRKNIQIIGDLPIYLNYDSVDVWVNPEIFKLNHKKEMYVVAGVPPDYFSKTGQLWGNPLYNWNVLRKNQYQWWLKRIEHNLRLFDLLRIDHFRGLVGYWQVSAKAKTAIKGKWIKTPAQDFFYHLQKKFPELPFIAEDLGMITSDVKKIMQQFNLPGMKVLLFAFNEDNLYHPYLPHNYEPNCVAYTGTHDNNTIIGWYKNEAQTFEKKQLFNYLRQKVPLKDLNWKLIELLMASKANLVIVPMQDILGLGANARMNQPASNKNNWQWRMKPNAISDYLASKLSTIIKASQRINTLKKNANDKSAYYD